The region GACCCAGTCGAGGATGACGCCCAGCCCGCGCTCGGCCGCCGCGTCGAGCAGGCGGTCGAGCCCGTCGCGCCCGCCGTACGCCGCGCGCACCTCGTTGTGGTCGACGACGTCGTAGCCGTGCGTGCTCCCCTCGCGCGCCTCGGTGACGGGGGAGAGGTAGAGGTGGCTGACGCCGAGGCGTTCGAGGTAGGGCAGGAGCGCCTCGGCCTCGGCGAAGCCGAAGTCGGGCTGAAGCTGGAGTCGGTAACTAGCGGTCACGGAAGAGAGGGTGAGAGGAGGGAGCGGACCCCCCGCCGCGCTCGCACCTGCTCCGCAGGAGGCTTCGCGCGGCTGTCCCCCTTGAAGGGGGACAGCTTTTCGGTCCTGGAGCGGAGGGACGTGTCCCGGAGCGATGGATCGGAAAGCAGGGGGTCAGGTGCGGACGAGCACCGCGCCGGGGCGGGTGAACCGGAGCGTGCCGTCGGCCACCTCCGGCGGGAGCGGGTCGGCAGCGAACTCGTGCTGCTCGGTGTGGAGGACGACGGCGCCGTCCGGCAGCGGGAGCGCGACGTCGTCGGCGAAGGAGAGCAGAAGGTGGTACGCGCCACGGCGGACGTGGAGCCCGCGCTCGCCGTGGGCTTCGGCTTCGACGCCGTCGGGGAGGTCGCGGCGGAGGGCGAGGAGGGCGTGGTAGAGCGCGAGGGTGTGGGCGTGGCCCGGCGCCTCGCGCTCATCCCAATCGAGCCGGCTCCGCTCGAACGTCGATGCGTCCTGCGGGTCGGGCACGGCGCCGCCGAAGCCGGGGAAGTCCTCGAACTCCGACCTCCTCCCCGCGCTCACGAGCGGGCCGAGCTCGGCGTTGTGATCGGTGAAGAACTGGAACGGCGCGGTGGCGGCCCACTCCTGTCCCATGAAGAGGAGCGGCAGCTCGGGCGCGAAGAGGAGGAGCGCGCTCGCCGCCCGGTACGCCGCCGGCTCGACGGAGTCCGGGAGCCGGTCGCCCGCCGGGCGGTTGCCGATCTGGTCGTGGTTCTGGATGCAGACGACGCACTGCGCGGGGCGGATCGGGTCGGCGCTCGTGCCGCGCGGCTTCGCGGTGGTTTTGCTCGGGCGGCCGTCGTAGAACCACCCGCGCTCGACGGTCTCGGCGATGTCGGCCGTCGTCGCGTCGGCGAAGTCGGCGTAATAGCCCTCGGTGTCCCCGGCGACGATGTTACGGACGAGGTGGTGGAGGTCGTCGGCCCAGACGGCGTCGAGCCCGAAGCCGTCTGGGCGCGGGAGGAGGAGCGTGTTCAGGTTCCGGTGGTCCTCGGCGACGAGCACGCGGCGCGGGCCGGGGAGCGCGGCGACGGCTTCGCTCAGCTCGGCGAGGAGGTGCGGCTCGCTGTCGTCGACGAGTGCGTGCGTGGCGTCGAGGCGGAGGCCGTCGAGGTGGTACTCGCGGAGCCAGTAGAGCGCGTTGTCGAGGATGAGGTCGCGGACGCCGCGGCTGCCGTCGTCGTCGAGGTTGATGGCGTCGCCCCACGGCGTGCGGTGCTTGTCGGTGAAGACGGGGCCGAAGGCGGCGAGATACGCGCCGTCGGGGCCGAGGTGGTTGTAGACGGCATCGAGGAAGACGGCGAGGCCGAGGCCGTGGGCGCGGTCGACGAGCGCGCGGAGGTCGTCGGGCGTGCCGTAGGCTCGGCTCGGGGCGTAGAGCGCGGCGCCGTCGTAGCCCCAGTTCCACCGGCCGGGGAAGTCGGCGACGGGCATCAACTCGACGGCCGTCACGCCGAGGTCGCGGAGATACTCCAGCCGCTCGGTCGCGGCGCAGAACGTCCCCTCCGGCGTGAAGGTGCCGACGTGCAGCTCGTAAAAGACGAGGTCGCGCTGCGCCACGCCGCCCCAGGCCGCATCGCCCCACGAGAACGCCTCGGGGTTTACGACTTCGGACGGCCCGTGCACGCCCTCGGGCTGGAACCGCGAGGCCGGGTCGGGGAGCGGGTCGCCGTCGTCGAGCCGAACGCGATAGCGCTGGCCGGCGCTGACGCTGTCGACGACGTGCTCGAAGTAGCCGCCGCTCACGGGGTCGAGCGGGACCGCACGGTTTTCGGGTTCGAGGACGAGCGTGACGTGTTCGGCGGCGGGGGCCCACACGCGGAAGCGGGTGCCGTCGCCTTCGGGCAGCGCGCCGAGGCGGAGGGGGGCGTTCATGACGGAGAGGTGGCGGAGAGAGAGGTCGGCGCGGCGTCCGCTTTCGCGTCGTCGCCGGGCAGAGGAGAGGAGGCAGATGCACGCCCGTAGGTCTCGGTGAGGTCCCGGAGGCGCGTGATCGTCTCGTCGTCCACGGCGTCCCACGCGAAGCGCCACGCCCAGTTGCCGTCCTCGCGGCCGGGCACGTTCATCCGGGCCTCGCCGCCCAGCCCGAGCACGTCCTGCACCGGGAAGACGGCGCGCTCCACGACCGACGCCATCACGGCGCGGACGGCGGCCCAGTGGATCGGCTCGCTGGACCAGTCGAGCCCGAGGTAGCGGCGGGCGAAGGCACGGTCCGCGTCCGCCAGCCCGTCCCACCAGCCGACGACGGTGTCGTTGTCGTGCGTGCCTGTGTACCCGGCGAGCGCGCGCTGGTAGTGGTGGGGGAGGTACTCGCTCTCCGGGTCGCCGAACGCGAACTGGAGCACGACCATCCCCGGCAGGTCGAACTCCGCCATGAGCGCGCGGACGGAGGGCGTGATGAGGCCGAGGTCCTCGGCGACGAGGGGGAGCGGCGTTCCGATCTCGCGCTCGAACGCGCGGAAGAGGTCGGCGCCGGGGCCGTCGACCCACTGCCCGTTAACGGCGGTCTTCTCGTCGGCGGGGATGGCCCAGAAGGCTTCGAAGCCGCGGAAGTGGTCGAGGCGGACGAGGTCCACGAGGGCGAGGGCGCGGGCGAGCCGGGCGGTCCACCACGCGTAGCCGTGCGCCCGCATCCGGTCCCAGCGGTAGAGCGGGTTGCCCCAGCGCTGGCCCGTCGCGCTGAAGTAATCGGGCGGGACGCCGGCGACGGCCGTCGGCAGCCCGTCGGGGTCGAGGTGGAAGAGGTGCGGCGAGGCCCACACGTCGGCGCTGTCGTGAGCGACGTAGATCGGGAGGTCGCCGAAGACCTGCACGCCGCGCTCGCGTGCGTGAGCGCGGAGGGCCTCCCACTGCTCGGCAAAGACGAACTGCGCGAAGCGGTGCTGCTCGATGGCGTCGGCGTGTTCGGCGCGGGCGGCGTCGAGCGCGTCGGCGTTGCGTCGGGCGAGCGGGGCCGGCCAGTCGGTCCACGCTACGTCGTCGTGATGAGCCTTGAGCGCCGTGAAGAGGGCGTAGTCGTCGAGCCAGTGGGCCTCGCGGGCGCAGAACGCGCGGTAGTCGGCGGAGAATCCCACCTGCCGGGCGCGCTCGAACGCTCGTCTGAGTAGGGCCGCCTTGAACGGGATCACCCGGTCGAAGTCGACGTGGTCCGTGGGGAAGTCCGGCGCGTCTTCGAGCTCGTCCGGCTCCAGCCAGCCCGCGTCGGCCAGGCGTTCGGGGCTGATGAGGAGCGGGTTGCCCGCGAACGTCGAGGGGCTGGCGTAGGGCGAGTGCCCGTGGCCGACGGGCGTCAGCGGGAGCACTTGCCAAACGGTCTGCCCGGCCTCGGCGAGCGTGTCGATGAAGCGGACGGCGCCGGGTCCGAAATCGCCGATCCCGAAGGGGCTGGGTAGCGAGGTGACGTGGAGCAGGAGGCCGCTGGAACGGGAGGCCATGCGCGAAGGAGGAGAGGGGAGGGAGGAGAGCCGGGACCGTCGGCGGGAGGGGTCCGAGGATACGGACGATCCACTCTGTCTCAGGGATCCGTCCGGCGTTCTCACGCAGCATTCGCGCAGACCGACCGCCGTATTCTACGCCGCAACTCTTCCTCATCGACCGCGCCTCTCATGGACCTGACCGGCATCCACCATCTCACCGCCGTCTCCGCCGACATCCGGGCGAACTACCGCTTCTACACCGACGTGATGGGGATGCGTCTCGTGAAGCGCAGCGTCAACCAGGACGACGTCAGCGCCTATCACCTGTTCTATTCCGACGCCGTCGGCAGCCCCGGCAACGATCTCACGTTCTTCGACTGGGACGTGCCCCGCGAGCGACGCGGCACCCGGAGCATCACGCGCACCCACCTCCGCGTGCACGGTCGCGAAGCGCTCGATTGGTGGCGCGACCGATTAGTCGAGCACGGCGTCGTCGCTGGCGAGATCGCCGAGCGGGACGGTCGCTGCGTGGTCGACTTCGAGGACCCCGAGGGCCAGCGCCTCGCCCTCGTCGACGACGGGGGGCAGGGCGACGCGACTCACCCGTGGGAGCGGAGCCCCGTCCCGGCCGATTACCAGATCCGCGGCCTCGGTCCTATCGTGATGAGCGTGCCGGCACTCCCGCCCACGGAGCGCGTGCTGACGCATGTGATGAACATGCGCGCGGCCCGGACCTTCGAGCACGACGGCCGCACCGTCCACGTCTTCGAGATGGGCGCGGGCGGCCCCCACGCCGAGCTACACGTGGTCGTCGAGCCGGACGCGCCCGCCGCGCGGCCGGGCGCTGGCGGCGTCCACCACGTCGCGTTCCGCACGCCGAACGAGGCCGAGTACCACGCGTGGGCCGAGCGGCTGCGCACCCTCGGCGTCCCCAACAGCGGCGAGGTGGACCGGTACTACTTCCGAAGTCTCTACTTCCGCGAGCCCGGCGGCGTCCTCTTCGAGATCGCCACGGACGGCCCCGGCTTCGCCGTGGACGAGGACCCGGCCACGCTGGGAGAGCAGGTCGTGCTGCCGCCGTTTTTGGAGCCGCGTCGCGCAGAGATTGTCGCCAACCTCAAGCCGATTGACTGAACGAAAAAGGTTGACTGAACGAAAAAGGGCGCCCCGCCAGCGAATGACAGGGCGCCCTCAGGTGTGGAGATGCCGGGAGTCGAACCCGGGTCCGAAGCGAGCTACAGTCCAAGCGTCTACATGTGTAGTCCGCGTATTCGAGGTCTTTGCTCGTGCGGCGATGCCCACGAACAGGGCTTCCGCGCGAGCGCAGGCTGATTGAGTTTCGCTGCTACGGCTCAGCCGGAGCCTTGGCAGCTAGCTTATCTAAGTCGATGCCTGCAAGAAGGTCCAATAAGCGAGCCCTTCAGGAGACAGCTGGGGGCTTTACGCCGCCAGCGCGTACGAGTAATCGTTCGCAGTTGTTGGTTTTCTCAGCGAAGGTTACGGGCGTGCTGAGAACCACCCGACACGCAGCCTGCCGCACGATCGCTCCGTCGAATCCAAAACATCCCCAATTGTAAAAGAACGTCCGCTCAGAGAAGTCGCGCACCGTGGTGAGCCCTTTCCGAACGACGCACACTAAACCCGTGGCCTCTCGTCAGGTTCCGTCCAGATCCTCTTCGTCGCGCTCACGAGGCGTCCCGATGGGGTAGAGCCCCTGCGCTTCGAACGCCTCGTTTAATTCTGGCAGGAGCGCCTGGCGCAGCCCGCTGCTGAGGTAGGGAATCTTCGAGCGGCCTCCCGTGAAATACCGGCGGACCGGATGGAAGAGCACGCGGACGTGGTGATCTCCGATGGGAACGACGTCGAGTGAAACGAGCACGCGGTACAAACCCCAGTCACTGAGTTGGCGGCCCTCGGTGGAGACAGCGTTGGGGGAGGCGGGAGGCGCTTCGTCCCAGCCCGCCTCGGCGAGGGCCATCCGGATCCGCTCGTAGACGTCGTCCTGCTCCGTCGTCGTTTCCGCTTCGAGGCTCGCGCGCTCCGCGAGGGACAGGTCGGTCAATGGCTCGACGTCGAAGTCGCGGTAGAGCGGGGAGAACGAAGGGGCGCAACCGGCACTTACGAAAAGCCCGAAGAGGCACCCGCAGAGACAGAAGAAGAGGCGAAACCGATGGAGCATGGCTCAGAGGAAAGCGCGACGGACTCTGAGTATACACAGCCTGCGGAGGCGCGACGGGGCAAAAAAGCGCCACAAAAAAAGCCGGACGAACGCGCTCACCCAAACGCGTTCGCCCGGCGCGGAGGCTAGCATCCGTGATGCGCAGTGCGTCGTGCACTGGATGCACCTTCGCTCGAGCAAGCTTCGGCAAAGGAGGCATTATCCGAAGCCTTCTCTGTTTCTCTATCAATGGGTATGCCAAACCGCTAGCGGCGCCGTCTGCCGGGCAGGCGGGGGGAGAGAAAGAGAGGAGTGTGCGGTATTCTGCACATGGCTGTACACAGGGGGGACGGGCATCGGCGCATGCCCTGATTAATCGAACTCCATCTGCGTGACTGAACTCCGTCCGTGGGACCGGCCGTGCTGCCTCTGAGAGAGGGCTCTCAGAGAGGTGAAGAGCGAGTTAATCGGATCGCGTAGGCCGAACCTCTTGGGGCGAGCCCCGTGTCAGCGTCCGCGTTGGCATTTGGAAGACCCTCCGCCGATGCGTACCTTTACCGGCTCCCGTTCCACCATCCTGACCCCCGACTCTATGCCGTGCGGCCGTAAGCGCAAGCGCCACAAGATCGCCACCCACAAGCGGAAGAAGCGGCTTCGTAAGAACCGCCACAAGAAGAAGAGCCGGTAGATCCGACCGGCGCCCGCCGCGCCGTGCGTCCTTTGCTGGGCGCATCTTCTAGGGTGTACCCTCGCAAAGAAGCTGCGTCCGGCTGGCCGGAAGCGGCTTTTTTGTTGGTGCCCACGCCGAACGGGGGACGCCGTATCTTCTCGAGTCGCTCCCCTCTCCGATTCAATTCAGCCTCTCTAGCTCCATGAGCACCCGTAACAAAAGCCTCGTTCATGCTTCCATCGCGGGAGCGCTCGCTGGCGTCGTTACCGGCTTCGGCCTCGGCCTGCTGGTCGCTCCCGACGAGGGGCGGAAGGTCCGGCGACGGCTCGCCTACCTGCTCGACCGGTGGTCGCACCAAGTGGCTACGCTCGTGGAGCAACTCGGCTCGGACGAGGTGCAGAGCGCGGCGCGCGAGAGCGGCGCCGCCCTCATCGCCGACGCCCGTGAGCAGGCCGAGCGCATCCTCGAAGACGCCAACTCGTTGATGAGCGAAGTGCGGCAGCGGCCATCGGACCGCTGATTCCACGGAGCGCCGACCCGTCGGTGACCCGCATCCCTCGGTAGTGTCCTCGTCCCTCGTCAGTGCACGTCCTGGTCCGGCTCGTCGCCGGCCGGTTCATCCCATCGCCCTATATGGCTAACTTCGCGATTCTGCTGCCCAGTGCCGAGGGGAAGGCCCCCGGCGGGAATCCCCTCGCCCCGGACATGTTCGACTACCGCACGTCGAACACCTTTAACTACTTCTCCGAGCTGAACCCCGAGCGGCGCGCCGTCATCAAAGAGCTGCAGCGGGTCGTGCAAGAAAGCGATGAGGCGGCGCTGGAGAAGCTCTTCGGCGTCAAGAGCGATACGCTCGAAGAGGCCGTCCAAGTCAACATGGAGATCCACGGGAGCCCGCTCCTCGCCGCCGTGGACCGCTACGGCCCTGGCGTGATGTACGAGGCGATGGAGTTCGCCGAACTGCCGACCGGCGCGCAGCGCCGCCTCCTCGAGAACGGCGTCATCTTCTCCGGCCTCTTCGGCCTGCTTCGCCCCGACGACCTCATCCCGAACTACCGTCTCAAGATGGACGCGCGGCTGCCCGAGATCGGGAAGCTCTCGAAGTTCTGGCGGCCCATCCTCAGCCCGGCGCTCAACAGCGCGCTCGCGGGCAAGTTCGTCTGGAACCTCCTGCCGCAGGCGCACCTCGACGCGTGGGAGGACGACGGGTCGTACCGGGCCATGGTGCAGGTGAAGTTCTTCGACGAGAAGGACGGCGAGCGCAAGCCGGTCACGCACAACGTGAAGCAACTCCGCGGCGCCCTCGTCAACTTCGTCGTCCGCGACCCGGCCGAGAGTGTCGACGAATTGCTGGAGTGGGAGGCGCCGGGCGGGTACGAGCTCGACGAGGAAGCGACGACGTTCGACGAGGCGACGAAGACGGGCACCGTCGTGATGGTGTCGAGCCCCGGCTGGGAAAAGCGGCGGGCCGAGCGCAACGCCGCCCGCGCAGAGATCGCTCGCGAAAAGGCCGCTGCGAAAGCGGCTCGCGAGGCCGACGACGACGAGTAAGCCATGTCCGTCGTGATCGGGATTGCGGGCGGGTCGGGCTCCGGCAAGACGACCGTGCAGCGGAAGATCATCGAGGCCTTCGGCCGCGATCAGATCGCCCTCCTCGATCACGACTCGTACTACGTCGATCTCTCGCACCTCCCGGCCGATGAGCGCGCTCGGTTCAACTTCGACCACCCGGACGC is a window of Rhodothermales bacterium DNA encoding:
- the treZ gene encoding malto-oligosyltrehalose trehalohydrolase encodes the protein MNAPLRLGALPEGDGTRFRVWAPAAEHVTLVLEPENRAVPLDPVSGGYFEHVVDSVSAGQRYRVRLDDGDPLPDPASRFQPEGVHGPSEVVNPEAFSWGDAAWGGVAQRDLVFYELHVGTFTPEGTFCAATERLEYLRDLGVTAVELMPVADFPGRWNWGYDGAALYAPSRAYGTPDDLRALVDRAHGLGLAVFLDAVYNHLGPDGAYLAAFGPVFTDKHRTPWGDAINLDDDGSRGVRDLILDNALYWLREYHLDGLRLDATHALVDDSEPHLLAELSEAVAALPGPRRVLVAEDHRNLNTLLLPRPDGFGLDAVWADDLHHLVRNIVAGDTEGYYADFADATTADIAETVERGWFYDGRPSKTTAKPRGTSADPIRPAQCVVCIQNHDQIGNRPAGDRLPDSVEPAAYRAASALLLFAPELPLLFMGQEWAATAPFQFFTDHNAELGPLVSAGRRSEFEDFPGFGGAVPDPQDASTFERSRLDWDEREAPGHAHTLALYHALLALRRDLPDGVEAEAHGERGLHVRRGAYHLLLSFADDVALPLPDGAVVLHTEQHEFAADPLPPEVADGTLRFTRPGAVLVRT
- the malQ gene encoding 4-alpha-glucanotransferase; translation: MASRSSGLLLHVTSLPSPFGIGDFGPGAVRFIDTLAEAGQTVWQVLPLTPVGHGHSPYASPSTFAGNPLLISPERLADAGWLEPDELEDAPDFPTDHVDFDRVIPFKAALLRRAFERARQVGFSADYRAFCAREAHWLDDYALFTALKAHHDDVAWTDWPAPLARRNADALDAARAEHADAIEQHRFAQFVFAEQWEALRAHARERGVQVFGDLPIYVAHDSADVWASPHLFHLDPDGLPTAVAGVPPDYFSATGQRWGNPLYRWDRMRAHGYAWWTARLARALALVDLVRLDHFRGFEAFWAIPADEKTAVNGQWVDGPGADLFRAFEREIGTPLPLVAEDLGLITPSVRALMAEFDLPGMVVLQFAFGDPESEYLPHHYQRALAGYTGTHDNDTVVGWWDGLADADRAFARRYLGLDWSSEPIHWAAVRAVMASVVERAVFPVQDVLGLGGEARMNVPGREDGNWAWRFAWDAVDDETITRLRDLTETYGRASASSPLPGDDAKADAAPTSLSATSPS
- a CDS encoding ring-cleaving dioxygenase; this translates as MDLTGIHHLTAVSADIRANYRFYTDVMGMRLVKRSVNQDDVSAYHLFYSDAVGSPGNDLTFFDWDVPRERRGTRSITRTHLRVHGREALDWWRDRLVEHGVVAGEIAERDGRCVVDFEDPEGQRLALVDDGGQGDATHPWERSPVPADYQIRGLGPIVMSVPALPPTERVLTHVMNMRAARTFEHDGRTVHVFEMGAGGPHAELHVVVEPDAPAARPGAGGVHHVAFRTPNEAEYHAWAERLRTLGVPNSGEVDRYYFRSLYFREPGGVLFEIATDGPGFAVDEDPATLGEQVVLPPFLEPRRAEIVANLKPID
- a CDS encoding YtxH domain-containing protein; this encodes MSTRNKSLVHASIAGALAGVVTGFGLGLLVAPDEGRKVRRRLAYLLDRWSHQVATLVEQLGSDEVQSAARESGAALIADAREQAERILEDANSLMSEVRQRPSDR
- a CDS encoding YaaA family protein, which encodes MANFAILLPSAEGKAPGGNPLAPDMFDYRTSNTFNYFSELNPERRAVIKELQRVVQESDEAALEKLFGVKSDTLEEAVQVNMEIHGSPLLAAVDRYGPGVMYEAMEFAELPTGAQRRLLENGVIFSGLFGLLRPDDLIPNYRLKMDARLPEIGKLSKFWRPILSPALNSALAGKFVWNLLPQAHLDAWEDDGSYRAMVQVKFFDEKDGERKPVTHNVKQLRGALVNFVVRDPAESVDELLEWEAPGGYELDEEATTFDEATKTGTVVMVSSPGWEKRRAERNAARAEIAREKAAAKAAREADDDE